Proteins from a genomic interval of Candidatus Magasanikbacteria bacterium RIFOXYB2_FULL_38_10:
- a CDS encoding 30S ribosomal protein S6 — protein MQNYDLFLILSHNLSETEVPVKVGKIKDFLSSLGAQSLISSDLGRQKLAYAIDQNKTGYLSNIFFSLEQNQVDAVKKNLTLDTEVARFMLTLKKNVVVPLQATPITSVFEKTPFTHAKVERSFHTATPVETNVPVAEKTEKAEKVEKTEKTEKKDKEMDLADINKKIDEILQQDNFIV, from the coding sequence ATGCAAAATTACGATTTATTTTTAATTTTATCCCACAATCTGTCAGAAACAGAAGTGCCTGTCAAAGTGGGCAAAATCAAAGATTTTTTGTCTTCTTTGGGAGCGCAATCTTTAATTTCTTCGGATTTAGGTCGACAAAAATTAGCTTATGCTATTGATCAAAACAAGACAGGTTATTTGTCTAATATTTTCTTTTCTTTAGAGCAAAATCAGGTAGATGCGGTTAAAAAAAATTTAACTTTAGATACAGAGGTTGCTCGTTTTATGTTAACTTTAAAGAAAAATGTGGTTGTGCCTCTTCAAGCTACTCCCATTACTTCTGTTTTTGAAAAAACTCCCTTTACCCACGCTAAAGTAGAGAGATCTTTTCATACTGCTACCCCCGTTGAGACTAACGTCCCTGTGGCAGAAAAAACAGAAAAAGCGGAAAAAGTAGAAAAGACGGAGAAAACGGAAAAGAAAGACAAAGAAATGGATTTAGCCGATATCAATAAAAAGATTGATGAAATTTTACAGCAAGACAATTTTATTGTATAA
- a CDS encoding 30S ribosomal protein S18, with protein sequence MRKKIVKKKICYFCLNNVEDVDYRNVAVLKRFISSFMKIAPRRRSGLCAMHQRKAARAIKRAREMSLLPYLPE encoded by the coding sequence ATGAGAAAGAAAATTGTTAAGAAAAAAATTTGCTATTTTTGTCTGAATAATGTGGAAGACGTTGACTATCGCAATGTGGCTGTTTTAAAGCGCTTCATTTCTTCTTTTATGAAGATTGCTCCGCGCCGCCGTAGCGGACTTTGCGCCATGCATCAAAGAAAAGCCGCTCGGGCCATTAAAAGAGCGCGCGAAATGTCCCTGCTTCCTTACTTACCAGAATAA